In Armatimonadota bacterium, the following proteins share a genomic window:
- a CDS encoding hypothetical protein (possible pseudo, frameshifted), whose amino-acid sequence MCRRAWGNTGTATTFGFSGIDQGIALNAAASLEGIPVACLRISFADPRPRHYRVSHHTLTVLSKVAMTRCHVPVPELAPPRLWEVLGQLEERGIAAKHLIRVLDGSAALEVLRKYRIHVTTMGRTVLEDREYFLAAAAAGAHAAELATLPETVKQVG is encoded by the coding sequence TTGTGTCGCAGGGCGTGGGGCAATACCGGCACGGCGACCACTTTCGGCTTTTCGGGTATTGACCAGGGTATTGCTCTGAACGCTGCTGCGTCGCTGGAAGGGATACCCGTCGCCTGCCTGCGCATCAGTTTTGCCGACCCACGCCCGCGTCACTATCGCGTCAGTCATCATACGCTGACCGTGCTGAGTAAAGTAGCGATGACACGCTGTCACGTGCCGGTGCCGGAGCTCGCCCCCCCTCGCCTCTGGGAGGTATTGGGGCAGTTGGAAGAGCGCGGCATCGCCGCGAAGCACCTGATACGGGTGCTGGACGGCTCGGCAGCGCTGGAAGTGTTGCGAAAGTACCGTATCCACGTCACCACTATGGGGCGTACCGTGCTGGAAGACCGCGAGTACTTCCTGGCGGCTGCTGCCGCCGGCGCACACGCTGCAGAACTGGCGACACTGCCCGAAACGGTCAAGCAGGTGGGATGA
- a CDS encoding ADP-ribose pyrophosphatase: MKKVQERVIYSERVFEGRVVNLRVDTVRLPNGRTSQREVVEHRGAVAIVPLLDDETVLMIRQFRLAVNEELLEVPAGTLEPDEPPEACAARELEEETGYRASTLRKLFSQYLAPGYSQEILHVFLAQGLEKTVQRMEEDENLEVVPVPLRRAVDMVLSGEIRDAKTIAALLVTHYILLNRR; this comes from the coding sequence ATGAAAAAGGTGCAGGAAAGGGTTATCTATTCGGAAAGAGTGTTTGAGGGACGGGTGGTCAACCTGCGAGTGGACACCGTTCGCCTGCCTAACGGCAGGACTTCGCAGCGCGAGGTTGTGGAACATCGTGGCGCAGTGGCTATCGTGCCCTTGTTGGACGATGAGACGGTGCTGATGATTCGGCAGTTCAGGTTGGCAGTCAACGAAGAGTTGCTGGAGGTGCCTGCGGGCACGCTGGAACCCGATGAGCCGCCAGAGGCATGCGCCGCCCGCGAACTGGAAGAAGAGACAGGCTATCGTGCGAGCACGCTACGCAAGCTGTTCAGTCAGTACCTCGCTCCGGGCTACTCGCAAGAGATACTGCATGTGTTTCTAGCGCAGGGTTTGGAGAAAACCGTCCAACGCATGGAGGAGGACGAAAACCTGGAGGTCGTGCCTGTGCCTCTTCGTCGCGCGGTAGATATGGTGTTGTCAGGCGAGATCCGGGACGCCAAGACCATCGCTGCCCTGCTGGTCACGCACTACATACTCCTCAATCGGCGGTAG
- a CDS encoding non-canonical purine NTP pyrophosphatase translates to MKRELVIATNNLKKFREMRALLQVLEEDGIAIKSLRDFPPYPEPEEDGDDYVTNALTKARTAVVHTGRVCIADDSGLEVDHLGGKPGVHSKRFAGEDTPWDVKIAKLLELLEGVPQEQRGARFNSVVAISTPWDAEYILRDTCCGWIYWEPRGEHGFGYDPVFYLPELGCTMAELPMERKNQISHRAKTLSAAIPLLRWVFRR, encoded by the coding sequence ATGAAGCGGGAACTGGTCATTGCTACCAACAACCTCAAGAAGTTCCGCGAGATGCGCGCCTTGCTACAGGTGTTGGAGGAGGATGGTATCGCCATCAAGTCGTTGCGCGATTTTCCTCCTTACCCCGAGCCCGAAGAGGATGGCGACGATTATGTGACTAACGCCCTCACCAAGGCACGCACTGCTGTAGTGCACACCGGCAGGGTGTGCATTGCCGACGACAGCGGCCTGGAAGTAGACCATTTGGGTGGCAAGCCGGGCGTGCACTCCAAGCGGTTTGCCGGTGAGGATACACCTTGGGATGTTAAAATCGCCAAGCTGCTGGAGCTATTGGAAGGCGTTCCGCAGGAGCAGCGGGGAGCCCGCTTCAATTCGGTAGTTGCTATCAGTACACCCTGGGACGCCGAGTATATCCTGCGCGACACCTGCTGCGGATGGATTTACTGGGAACCCCGTGGTGAGCACGGCTTCGGCTACGACCCTGTGTTCTACTTGCCCGAGCTGGGTTGCACAATGGCGGAATTGCCGATGGAGCGTAAGAACCAGATTAGCCACCGCGCGAAAACGCTTTCGGCGGCAATACCCCTGCTGCGATGGGTATTCAGGAGGTAA
- the tthHB8IR gene encoding type-2 restriction enzyme TthHB8I, giving the protein MSTAETLLKGFEGFLGTIPLDKYRQELLSVKTVEQDLPKDLNPLPDIYKQYWTDSSRQFPDYESFFEQWWKDHLAPIDEFVKHYFWGCSYEFVRLGFKARLYRTLISVLTQFHFSYAWRAFCTLPIETSAEMDMHGIDALVRFRDIGVALQMKKETYRPEARKSGRFVQKQLHAKILIELPYTIVSSKEWEQRKNRARDKRKKEEYALFHWLSTELQRWLPNGFVVFQDKYPRLVEQFIEDFLSGDYASQDHIGWDELLKKIHTLSGDHLPVDDGSLHGSAQ; this is encoded by the coding sequence ATGTCAACAGCTGAGACACTATTAAAAGGGTTCGAAGGATTTTTAGGAACGATTCCACTCGACAAGTACCGACAGGAACTTCTCTCCGTCAAAACAGTGGAGCAGGACCTGCCAAAAGATTTGAACCCTTTGCCTGACATTTATAAGCAGTACTGGACGGATTCATCTAGACAGTTTCCTGATTACGAATCGTTCTTCGAGCAATGGTGGAAAGACCATCTTGCACCCATTGATGAATTCGTTAAGCATTATTTCTGGGGATGTTCTTACGAATTTGTGCGTCTCGGCTTCAAAGCGAGACTATACCGCACATTAATCTCGGTGCTTACACAATTTCACTTCAGCTATGCCTGGCGTGCCTTTTGCACTTTGCCGATCGAAACGTCTGCTGAAATGGATATGCATGGCATTGACGCTCTGGTGCGGTTTCGGGACATAGGTGTGGCATTGCAAATGAAAAAGGAAACTTACCGACCAGAAGCGCGTAAATCAGGACGCTTTGTGCAGAAGCAATTGCATGCTAAAATACTGATTGAACTGCCATATACTATTGTATCGTCAAAAGAGTGGGAGCAACGCAAAAATAGGGCTAGGGATAAACGCAAAAAAGAAGAATATGCTCTTTTCCACTGGTTATCTACTGAACTGCAAAGGTGGCTACCCAACGGCTTCGTCGTTTTCCAAGACAAATATCCAAGGCTTGTGGAGCAATTCATTGAAGACTTCTTATCGGGCGATTATGCCAGCCAAGACCATATCGGTTGGGACGAACTACTGAAGAAGATACACACCCTGTCAGGCGATCATCTCCCTGTAGATGATGGTTCACTCCATGGCAGCGCTCAGTAA
- a CDS encoding hypothetical protein (possible pseudo, frameshifted), whose protein sequence is MISKAIGTVTEIRQTRAGVQELVVQSGEEIRLALNHINLTGVADVGDAVVLNTTATELDLGSGGYDFVIHNLTRPLEPTPMDGHIVRLRYTPMQHTVLAVEEPASPHHEVMQNAASLDGMPVVCCGLHSQIAPVAAALHHYTGGRCRVVYVMTDSASLALGVSHLVPALGEAGLLHGVITVGQAYGGDLEAVNVYSGLLAARHVMGADVAIVSQGVGQYRHGDHFRLFGY, encoded by the coding sequence ATGATTTCCAAAGCGATTGGCACGGTCACCGAGATACGTCAAACACGCGCCGGGGTACAGGAACTGGTCGTACAAAGCGGCGAAGAAATCCGCCTGGCGTTGAATCATATCAACCTGACCGGCGTTGCTGATGTCGGCGATGCGGTGGTGTTGAATACCACCGCTACTGAACTGGACCTCGGTTCTGGCGGATACGACTTTGTGATTCACAACCTGACCCGCCCGCTGGAACCCACCCCGATGGACGGGCACATCGTTCGTCTGCGCTATACTCCCATGCAACACACCGTGCTGGCAGTGGAAGAACCGGCGTCCCCCCATCACGAGGTGATGCAGAATGCGGCTTCTCTGGATGGGATGCCAGTGGTTTGCTGTGGACTACACAGTCAGATTGCTCCGGTCGCCGCTGCCCTGCACCACTACACAGGGGGAAGATGTCGCGTGGTGTACGTGATGACGGACTCGGCGTCTCTGGCGCTGGGGGTCAGTCATCTGGTTCCCGCGCTTGGCGAGGCGGGGCTGTTGCACGGCGTGATCACCGTTGGGCAGGCGTACGGCGGGGACCTGGAGGCGGTGAACGTATACAGCGGATTGCTCGCTGCGCGGCACGTCATGGGAGCAGATGTGGCTATTGTGTCGCAGGGCGTGGGGCAATACCGGCACGGCGACCACTTTCGGCTTTTCGGGTATTGA
- the tthHB8IM gene encoding modification methylase TthHB8I produces the protein MEAEGYSVEPTLDLTPPAVDSDSLSLDTAKATRWLSSGGRERAFGVVYTPRHLVDFMVHLAYPHRKACRVLEPACADAPFLASFAQHYGRGHELVGVEIDPEHLKHARWNVPQATFVEADFLLWDPRAQFDIVLGNPPYGIIGDASHYPIHVLKERKKLYRQRSRTWYGKFNIYAAFIEHAVELLAPDGRLVFVVPASWLVLDDFQRLRSFLAESGKLHVYYLGKVFPKRNVSVVVLVVEKGGQGLLLYDGTEELKVFKPEYSGEMIRFETAEWLRFERRGIPLEELFEIHFAARSPEVRKHPAVVSESRPGYVPVLTGRNLHAGRIDYESGYSGLWMPRERAAELRSFYGFPHLVVAHTKGARVVCAYDERCYPWREEFHLVPKVGSPDPVAIMEYLNSDLVQHYVKQLYRDFVPHLTATMLKRVPVDRAVARFATDNMQLLLLDEEAIHVNS, from the coding sequence ATGGAGGCTGAGGGTTATTCCGTGGAACCAACACTTGATCTGACACCACCGGCAGTAGACTCGGACAGCTTGTCACTGGATACAGCGAAGGCAACGCGATGGCTGTCCAGCGGAGGGCGAGAGCGTGCGTTTGGTGTAGTGTACACACCACGCCATCTCGTAGATTTCATGGTACACCTGGCTTATCCCCATCGCAAAGCGTGCCGAGTGCTGGAACCTGCGTGCGCTGATGCTCCCTTCCTGGCGTCTTTTGCCCAGCATTACGGTCGTGGTCATGAACTGGTTGGAGTGGAGATAGACCCTGAACACCTCAAGCATGCGCGCTGGAATGTGCCACAGGCGACTTTTGTAGAAGCAGACTTCCTGTTGTGGGATCCCCGTGCACAGTTCGATATCGTTCTCGGTAACCCGCCGTATGGTATCATCGGCGATGCTTCGCATTATCCGATTCACGTGCTGAAGGAGCGCAAAAAGCTTTATCGCCAGCGGTCGCGTACGTGGTATGGTAAATTCAACATCTACGCGGCTTTCATCGAACACGCCGTAGAATTGCTGGCTCCTGATGGCAGACTGGTCTTCGTTGTGCCTGCCAGCTGGCTGGTATTGGATGATTTTCAACGGTTGCGCTCCTTTCTGGCAGAGAGTGGCAAGTTGCATGTGTATTACTTAGGTAAGGTATTCCCGAAACGTAACGTGAGTGTTGTGGTGCTGGTAGTTGAGAAGGGTGGTCAGGGGTTACTACTGTATGACGGTACAGAAGAACTGAAGGTATTCAAGCCAGAGTATTCCGGTGAGATGATTCGATTTGAGACGGCTGAGTGGCTACGATTTGAGCGAAGAGGTATACCGCTCGAGGAACTCTTCGAAATCCACTTTGCGGCCCGTAGCCCCGAGGTGCGTAAGCATCCTGCCGTGGTTTCCGAATCGCGCCCCGGGTATGTGCCTGTGCTGACAGGGAGGAATCTACATGCTGGCAGGATAGACTATGAGTCTGGCTACTCCGGGCTATGGATGCCTCGCGAACGAGCAGCCGAATTACGTTCGTTTTATGGCTTTCCCCACCTGGTAGTGGCACACACGAAGGGTGCGAGGGTCGTTTGCGCGTATGATGAGCGTTGTTACCCATGGCGTGAGGAGTTTCATCTCGTGCCGAAGGTGGGCAGCCCAGACCCAGTTGCCATTATGGAGTACTTGAACAGCGACCTGGTTCAGCACTATGTGAAACAACTCTACAGAGATTTCGTGCCTCATCTGACTGCAACCATGCTCAAAAGGGTACCTGTTGATCGCGCTGTAGCACGTTTTGCCACCGACAACATGCAGCTTCTACTTCTCGATGAGGAGGCTATTCATGTCAACAGCTGA
- a CDS encoding ribonuclease PH produces MARPDGRGSQELRPLRLTRGVMKYAEGSCLIEAGDTRVICTASVEDRVPPFLKGTGTGWVTAEYGMLPRSCRQRTPREITKGAPGGRTMEIQRLIGRALRSVVQLESLGERTITIDCDVLQADGGTRTASITGGFVALAEALYWMRQKGMIKHMPITDIVAAVSVGVVGGADLLDLCYDEDYQASVDMNVVMTGKGKFVEVQGTAEGLPFGRDRLNKLLDLAQLGLQQIFQIQREVLKDIL; encoded by the coding sequence ATGGCACGTCCTGATGGGCGCGGCTCGCAGGAGCTGCGTCCCCTGCGCTTGACGCGGGGGGTGATGAAATACGCAGAAGGTTCTTGTCTGATTGAAGCGGGGGATACCCGCGTGATTTGCACCGCCTCGGTAGAAGACCGCGTTCCGCCTTTCCTGAAGGGTACGGGAACTGGCTGGGTGACCGCGGAGTACGGCATGTTACCTCGCTCGTGCCGCCAGCGGACGCCTCGCGAAATCACCAAAGGCGCGCCCGGCGGACGCACGATGGAGATTCAGCGACTGATTGGGCGAGCGTTACGCTCGGTAGTGCAGCTGGAGAGCTTAGGGGAGCGTACCATCACTATCGACTGCGACGTACTCCAGGCAGACGGCGGCACGCGTACGGCGTCCATTACCGGCGGTTTCGTTGCTCTGGCGGAAGCGCTATACTGGATGCGCCAGAAAGGCATGATTAAGCACATGCCCATTACCGACATCGTGGCAGCAGTGAGCGTAGGAGTGGTTGGAGGGGCGGACCTGCTCGACCTCTGCTACGACGAAGATTACCAGGCGTCGGTGGATATGAACGTGGTAATGACCGGCAAAGGTAAGTTCGTGGAGGTGCAGGGCACAGCAGAAGGGCTGCCCTTCGGCAGGGACCGCCTGAACAAGCTGCTGGACCTGGCGCAACTGGGCTTACAGCAAATCTTCCAGATACAGCGTGAGGTACTGAAGGACATTCTGTAG